The proteins below come from a single Chitinophaga pinensis DSM 2588 genomic window:
- a CDS encoding PspC domain-containing protein yields the protein MNRFKDFVEWQAFGVCTAIGNKLGIATSRIRLFFIYTSFVTMGSPLIVYMIMAFWVNMKNYILNARRNPLRYL from the coding sequence ATGAATCGATTTAAAGATTTCGTGGAATGGCAGGCCTTCGGGGTCTGCACAGCTATCGGCAATAAGCTTGGGATAGCTACCTCACGTATCCGCTTGTTTTTTATCTATACCTCATTTGTTACGATGGGTTCCCCACTTATCGTTTATATGATCATGGCATTCTGGGTGAATATGAAAAATTATATCCTGAATGCCCGCAGAAACCCCCTTAGGTACTTATAG
- a CDS encoding DUF4382 domain-containing protein, whose translation MKMPALKHLASGMLFLSTALLMSACSKDDNQGKARIQVALTDDPGDFKAVYIDVQEVNVNYNDSDDNGWQPLPGMKKGRYNLLTLVNDKDTVLADAEINSGTIKEIRLVLGDDNWVVTNNGDSIKLQTPSGQSSGVKLKINMPVSGGILYKLLLDFDVAKSIHEAGNSGKYILKPVIRTVLEAQGGSIQGVVLPAVLPSAVLLLNGQDTVASTYSGIGGAYFLKGIAAGSYSLHYISIDSTLKPAVKQSVVVETGKVTKIDTLTLIR comes from the coding sequence ATGAAAATGCCTGCACTGAAACACCTGGCAAGTGGTATGCTGTTTTTAAGTACCGCGTTATTGATGTCTGCCTGTTCGAAAGACGACAATCAGGGTAAAGCCCGTATACAGGTCGCACTGACCGATGATCCCGGAGATTTTAAAGCTGTTTACATCGATGTTCAGGAAGTGAACGTCAATTACAATGACAGCGATGACAATGGCTGGCAGCCATTACCTGGCATGAAAAAGGGCCGGTATAACCTGCTGACGCTCGTTAATGACAAGGATACCGTACTGGCGGATGCGGAAATCAATTCCGGTACTATTAAGGAGATCAGACTTGTATTAGGCGATGATAACTGGGTGGTGACCAACAATGGTGATTCCATTAAGTTACAGACGCCCAGCGGACAGTCTTCCGGCGTAAAGTTAAAGATCAACATGCCGGTATCTGGTGGTATTCTTTACAAACTGCTGCTGGACTTTGATGTGGCAAAATCTATACACGAAGCGGGCAATTCAGGGAAATATATCCTGAAACCTGTTATCAGAACTGTACTGGAAGCACAGGGTGGTAGTATACAGGGCGTCGTACTGCCGGCAGTGTTGCCTTCTGCTGTATTGTTGCTGAACGGACAGGATACGGTGGCAAGCACCTATTCCGGTATTGGCGGCGCTTATTTCCTGAAAGGGATCGCTGCAGGTAGCTATTCACTGCACTATATTTCTATTGATTCTACGCTGAAACCAGCCGTAAAACAGAGTGTCGTAGTAGAAACAGGTAAAGTAACGAAAATAGATACACTGACTTTAATACGTTAG
- the kdsA gene encoding 3-deoxy-8-phosphooctulonate synthase, with protein sequence MSATTHLKSLFKDQYNPDNFFLIAGPCVVEDEALLMHVAEKVSGICKRLNIPYIFKASYRKANRTSINSFAGVGDVEGLDLLQKTKETFDLPVTTDIHSAAEAAMAAAYVDILQIPAFLCRQTDILIAAAETGKVVNVKKGQFVSGEAMKFAVEKVKQAGNDKVWLTERGTTFGYQDLVVDYRNIPIMREHGVPVIMDCTHSLQQPNQTSGVTGGNPKLIGTIAKAAIATGADGLFIETHPDPSKAKSDGANMLHLDLLEGLLEDLVRIREVIR encoded by the coding sequence ATGTCAGCAACAACACATCTGAAATCCCTTTTTAAGGATCAATACAATCCTGACAACTTTTTTCTGATAGCCGGTCCTTGTGTAGTAGAGGATGAAGCGCTGCTGATGCATGTAGCTGAAAAAGTTTCAGGAATCTGCAAAAGACTGAATATCCCATATATCTTCAAAGCGTCTTATCGTAAAGCGAACCGTACCAGTATCAACTCCTTTGCCGGTGTTGGTGATGTGGAAGGACTGGACCTCTTACAAAAGACTAAAGAAACATTCGATCTGCCTGTTACAACAGATATTCACTCCGCTGCGGAAGCTGCTATGGCTGCTGCGTATGTGGATATCCTGCAGATCCCGGCGTTCCTTTGCCGTCAGACTGATATCCTGATCGCAGCTGCGGAAACCGGTAAAGTGGTGAATGTAAAGAAAGGCCAGTTTGTAAGCGGCGAAGCCATGAAATTTGCGGTTGAAAAAGTAAAACAGGCAGGTAATGATAAAGTTTGGCTGACCGAGCGCGGTACCACCTTCGGTTACCAGGACCTCGTGGTAGACTACCGCAATATTCCGATTATGCGTGAACATGGCGTACCTGTTATCATGGATTGTACACACTCCCTGCAACAGCCTAACCAGACCAGCGGCGTTACCGGCGGTAACCCGAAACTGATCGGCACTATCGCCAAAGCAGCTATTGCTACCGGCGCAGATGGTCTGTTCATCGAAACACATCCTGATCCATCCAAAGCGAAGTCCGACGGCGCTAACATGCTGCACCTGGATCTGCTGGAAGGATTACTGGAAGACCTGGTAAGAATCCGTGAAGTAATAAGATAA
- a CDS encoding NAD-dependent epimerase/dehydratase family protein, with protein MKKDKILVIGACGQIGVELTLALRKMYGDANVIASDLREEHDLLKGTGPYVSLDVMNKEMLHVLVIRHNITQIYLLAAILSATGEKNPLLAWHINMASLLNVLDIAKEEGIDKVYWPSSIAVFGPNSPKEDTPQHTIIEPTTIYGISKFAGERWCEYYSHRYGVDVRSLRYPGLISYKSAPGGGTTDYAIEIFHEALEEKKYTCFLSEGTYLPMMYMPDAIRATIELMEADKDKVKIRSSYNLGGMSFSPKEIAAEIKKHIPEFTISYEPDYRQQIADGWPQSMDDNLARQDWGWKPEFNLENMTVDMLKNLKK; from the coding sequence ATGAAGAAAGATAAAATACTGGTAATCGGCGCCTGCGGGCAGATTGGTGTTGAACTTACACTCGCATTAAGGAAGATGTACGGAGATGCAAACGTAATTGCATCTGATCTTCGCGAAGAACACGACCTGCTGAAGGGGACCGGTCCTTACGTATCCCTCGATGTCATGAACAAAGAGATGCTGCACGTATTGGTTATCCGTCATAATATCACGCAGATCTACCTGCTGGCTGCGATTCTTTCTGCTACCGGTGAAAAGAACCCGCTGCTGGCATGGCACATCAACATGGCGAGCCTGCTGAACGTACTGGATATTGCGAAAGAAGAAGGTATTGATAAAGTGTACTGGCCAAGTTCCATCGCGGTATTCGGTCCGAATTCACCAAAAGAAGACACCCCTCAGCATACCATCATCGAACCTACTACCATTTACGGTATCAGTAAATTTGCCGGTGAACGCTGGTGTGAATATTACAGTCACCGTTATGGCGTAGACGTTCGTAGTCTGCGTTACCCGGGTCTGATCAGCTATAAATCAGCGCCAGGTGGTGGTACTACCGACTACGCGATTGAGATCTTCCATGAAGCGCTTGAAGAAAAGAAATATACCTGCTTCCTGTCAGAAGGCACTTACCTGCCAATGATGTACATGCCGGATGCTATCCGTGCGACCATCGAGCTGATGGAAGCTGATAAAGATAAAGTCAAAATACGTTCTTCCTATAACCTCGGTGGTATGAGTTTTTCTCCGAAAGAGATCGCTGCTGAGATTAAAAAACATATCCCTGAATTCACCATCAGCTATGAACCGGATTACCGTCAGCAGATCGCTGATGGCTGGCCACAGAGCATGGACGATAACCTGGCCCGTCAGGACTGGGGATGGAAACCGGAATTCAACCTGGAGAATATGACGGTGGATATGCTGAAGAACCTTAAAAAGTAA
- a CDS encoding helix-turn-helix transcriptional regulator produces the protein MKLENGEYLGKNSGTFHVDGLIINKTSYREKVFEGWHFHQNNHLSFILEGGNREYRKQTDQVLLPGNMVFYPGGEWHRNTHTQHPSLNINLEIEDHFLQHYEACFTAGSHNAFKALDSLHQSFSPSHNSPFQTRAKLTALRIYHDCQVADQHSLLSVHQQLLSLLQAAGDNAKPGRQLFGGRVDKVIELLHDRWNENISLQDLSTVTALHPVTVSRHFTAYFDCSLGEYMRRIRVEKSLLLVRQHAYSLTEIAYQCGFFDQSHFIRAFKAQTGFLPKAFRKL, from the coding sequence ATGAAGCTGGAGAACGGGGAATATCTGGGTAAAAACAGCGGTACTTTTCATGTGGACGGACTTATCATCAATAAGACCAGCTATCGTGAGAAAGTATTTGAGGGATGGCATTTTCATCAGAACAACCATCTTTCTTTTATCCTGGAAGGCGGCAACCGTGAATATCGTAAACAAACGGATCAGGTGTTGCTGCCAGGGAATATGGTGTTTTACCCGGGAGGTGAATGGCATCGCAACACCCATACACAACATCCTTCGCTGAATATCAATCTTGAAATAGAAGATCATTTTTTACAACATTATGAGGCCTGCTTCACTGCCGGGTCTCATAATGCTTTTAAGGCCCTGGACAGCCTGCATCAGTCATTCTCTCCGTCTCATAATAGTCCTTTCCAGACCCGGGCAAAACTTACGGCACTCCGCATTTATCATGATTGTCAGGTAGCAGATCAGCATAGTCTGTTATCGGTGCATCAGCAGTTATTGTCACTCTTACAGGCAGCCGGCGACAATGCAAAACCAGGCAGGCAATTATTCGGCGGGCGTGTGGATAAAGTCATTGAATTGCTGCATGACCGTTGGAATGAAAACATCTCCTTACAGGATCTGAGTACAGTGACTGCATTACATCCTGTAACCGTATCCCGGCATTTTACGGCTTATTTTGATTGTTCATTAGGTGAATACATGCGCAGGATCAGGGTGGAAAAATCCCTCCTGCTGGTCAGGCAACACGCCTACTCATTGACCGAAATTGCCTATCAATGCGGCTTCTTTGACCAGAGTCATTTTATACGGGCATTTAAAGCACAGACCGGCTTTTTACCCAAAGCATTCAGGAAATTGTAA
- a CDS encoding S41 family peptidase: MYSRSCWLTVIYSVFCIAAYAQAPAKKEIADAVDKMAVLLKERYVSEEKGLAIAAYLRTALQTGKFTNVKSWQEFAQLATTSLQDFSHDGHLYVRNDPMRCQELLAADKAALPATAVGNTSGEDPFFYSPVAADHNYGFESVRIAAGNVGYLHLSEINISRKSLSTLYAAMAFVAHTSALVIDLRNNGGGGSDTGAVFESYFLPSETPLLTFTSRTGEHTTDSTVTWLKEPHYERPVFILINRKTASAAEAFAFVLQKMKRATVIGEPSAGAANMNVWLPVNKDIFISVSEMAPVWHGTTDSWEQRGVQPDCAAQTEAAIDACIHDKIGRPKFRPVH, encoded by the coding sequence ATGTACTCCCGGAGCTGCTGGTTAACAGTTATTTATAGTGTTTTTTGCATCGCTGCCTATGCACAGGCGCCTGCTAAAAAAGAGATCGCTGATGCGGTGGATAAAATGGCGGTCCTTTTGAAGGAAAGATATGTTTCGGAGGAGAAGGGATTGGCGATTGCCGCTTACTTACGAACAGCGCTGCAGACAGGTAAATTTACGAATGTGAAAAGCTGGCAGGAGTTTGCACAGCTGGCGACTACAAGCTTGCAGGACTTTAGTCATGACGGGCATCTGTATGTCAGAAATGACCCCATGAGGTGCCAGGAATTATTAGCCGCAGATAAAGCCGCACTGCCGGCAACGGCGGTTGGTAATACGTCGGGTGAAGATCCTTTCTTTTACAGTCCGGTAGCAGCAGATCATAACTATGGTTTTGAAAGTGTGCGTATTGCTGCCGGTAACGTGGGGTATCTGCATCTTTCGGAAATCAATATTTCCCGTAAGAGTCTTTCAACATTATATGCGGCGATGGCATTTGTCGCCCATACAAGCGCCTTGGTCATAGACCTGCGGAATAACGGTGGAGGAGGAAGTGATACAGGGGCTGTCTTTGAAAGCTATTTTCTGCCGTCAGAAACGCCTTTACTGACCTTTACCAGCCGTACAGGCGAACATACCACTGATAGCACGGTAACGTGGCTAAAAGAGCCGCATTATGAGCGTCCTGTGTTTATCCTGATCAATCGTAAAACAGCATCGGCCGCAGAGGCGTTTGCGTTTGTCTTGCAGAAAATGAAAAGAGCGACGGTAATCGGAGAGCCGTCTGCCGGTGCAGCGAATATGAATGTATGGTTACCGGTGAATAAAGACATTTTTATTTCGGTGTCAGAAATGGCGCCGGTATGGCATGGTACGACGGACAGCTGGGAGCAGCGGGGCGTACAGCCGGATTGTGCGGCGCAGACGGAAGCAGCGATCGATGCGTGTATTCACGATAAGATCGGACGGCCGAAGTTCAGACCCGTCCATTAA
- a CDS encoding sulfate adenylyltransferase subunit 1, translating to MEVLRITTSGSVDDGKSTLIGRLLYDTHSIPQDKMEALHAASKRKGLDFTDLSLLTDGLVAEREQGITIDVAHIYFSTPTRKYIIADTPGHIEYTRNMVTGASNAQVSLILIDARKGIVEQTYRHFFIACLLRIPYLVVCVNKMDLVEYSEARFNQIVEDFQQLIAKAPFKAPSIKYIPISSIYGENLATRSEKISWYSEESLLEYLEQITFDHADSSHPARFKVQSVIRPKTDAYHDFRGFAGKVVSGHFNVGDEIISLPSQQKSRIKTIEQFETQLTTAEARQSVVITLEDEIDTSRGSMLSKPENAPSLLKEIDAQVCWMDQTKLVPGKAYLLQHGVNRVKAKVQQIRHVIDVTSNTILEDKKEMGLNDIGKITLKTAHPIFADSYDANPANGAFILIDEMSNSTVAVGFVA from the coding sequence ATGGAGGTTTTACGTATAACCACTTCCGGCAGTGTAGATGATGGTAAAAGCACCCTGATAGGCAGGCTGCTCTATGATACTCATTCTATCCCACAGGATAAAATGGAAGCTTTACATGCTGCCAGCAAACGCAAAGGACTTGATTTTACCGACCTGTCGTTGCTGACAGACGGCCTCGTGGCTGAACGTGAACAAGGTATCACCATCGACGTGGCGCATATCTACTTCTCCACTCCTACCCGCAAATACATTATCGCCGATACACCAGGTCACATCGAGTATACCCGTAACATGGTCACCGGTGCTTCCAACGCACAGGTATCCCTGATACTGATCGATGCGCGTAAAGGGATCGTCGAACAAACTTACCGCCACTTCTTCATCGCCTGCCTGCTGCGTATTCCATACCTGGTAGTATGCGTGAATAAAATGGACCTGGTAGAATACAGCGAAGCACGCTTTAATCAGATCGTGGAAGACTTCCAGCAACTGATCGCTAAAGCGCCGTTCAAAGCGCCTTCTATCAAATACATCCCGATCTCTTCTATCTACGGAGAGAACCTGGCTACCCGCTCAGAAAAGATCAGCTGGTACTCCGAAGAGTCCCTGCTTGAATACCTGGAACAGATCACTTTCGACCATGCTGACAGCAGTCACCCTGCACGTTTCAAAGTACAGTCAGTGATCCGTCCGAAAACAGACGCCTATCACGACTTCCGCGGTTTCGCCGGAAAAGTGGTAAGCGGACATTTCAATGTCGGTGATGAAATCATCTCCCTGCCTTCTCAGCAGAAAAGCCGTATCAAAACCATCGAACAGTTCGAAACACAACTCACTACAGCGGAAGCCCGCCAGAGCGTCGTTATCACACTGGAAGATGAAATTGATACCAGTCGTGGCAGTATGCTGTCCAAACCAGAAAATGCACCTTCCCTGCTGAAAGAAATTGACGCACAGGTATGCTGGATGGATCAGACCAAACTGGTGCCTGGTAAAGCCTATCTGCTGCAACATGGTGTAAACCGCGTAAAAGCGAAAGTACAGCAGATCCGGCATGTGATCGACGTTACCTCCAATACCATCCTGGAAGATAAAAAGGAAATGGGATTGAATGATATCGGTAAGATTACACTGAAAACTGCACATCCGATATTTGCAGACAGCTATGACGCTAATCCTGCAAATGGTGCATTCATCCTGATCGATGAAATGAGCAATTCAACAGTGGCTGTCGGATTCGTAGCATAA
- the cysD gene encoding sulfate adenylyltransferase subunit CysD — MTNKIQWEFPQALEDEAIYILRETAAQFERPAILFSGGKDSITIVRLAQKAFYPGKVPFPLLHVDTGHNFPETIQFRDWLVESLGLDLRVRYVQDSINQGKVQEETGKYASRNALQTVTLLDAIEELKFDACIGGARRDEEKARAKERIFSVRDEFGQWNAKMQRPELFDMLNGKIQMGENVRVFPISNWTELDVWNYIRREKLEIPSIYFSHERDIIERDGMYWPHSPFLNTTEEETPFRQKVRFRTVGDMTCTAAVISEADKLEDIISEILEAKISERGARIDDKRSEAAMEKRKQAGYF; from the coding sequence ATGACCAATAAAATACAGTGGGAGTTTCCGCAGGCACTGGAAGACGAAGCCATCTATATTTTACGTGAAACAGCTGCACAGTTCGAACGCCCTGCTATCCTGTTCTCAGGTGGTAAGGACTCTATCACCATCGTGCGCCTGGCACAAAAGGCATTTTATCCCGGTAAAGTTCCTTTTCCATTATTACACGTAGATACCGGCCACAACTTCCCCGAAACTATTCAGTTCCGCGACTGGCTGGTGGAATCACTGGGTCTTGATCTTAGAGTAAGATATGTGCAGGATAGCATCAACCAGGGTAAAGTACAGGAAGAAACTGGTAAATACGCCAGCAGAAACGCCCTCCAGACAGTCACCCTGCTCGACGCTATCGAAGAACTGAAATTCGATGCCTGCATCGGCGGTGCCCGTCGTGATGAAGAAAAGGCACGTGCGAAAGAAAGAATATTCTCCGTAAGAGACGAATTCGGTCAGTGGAACGCTAAAATGCAACGCCCTGAACTGTTTGATATGCTCAACGGTAAAATACAGATGGGTGAAAACGTACGCGTATTCCCTATCTCCAACTGGACAGAACTCGATGTATGGAACTACATCCGCAGAGAAAAACTGGAAATCCCATCCATCTACTTCTCTCATGAAAGAGATATCATCGAAAGAGATGGTATGTACTGGCCACACTCCCCATTCCTCAATACCACAGAAGAAGAAACGCCTTTCCGCCAGAAAGTACGCTTCCGCACAGTAGGCGATATGACCTGTACCGCCGCTGTTATTTCTGAGGCAGATAAACTGGAAGATATCATCTCCGAAATACTAGAAGCCAAGATATCTGAAAGAGGCGCCCGTATTGACGACAAACGCTCTGAAGCAGCAATGGAAAAGAGAAAACAGGCAGGCTACTTCTAG
- a CDS encoding phosphoadenylyl-sulfate reductase, giving the protein MENISTALEGLDPIAAMQYLAAAFPGAVAFSTSFGQEDQVIADMIWRANLPVRIFTLDTGRLFQETYDLMDLTRARYKKTFEVYFPETASVEKLLQEKGPNSFYESVENRKECCNIRKVVPLNRALQGVKVWITGLRAEQSENRQTLHALEWDEQRQLYKYNPLINWSYDEMINYLQTQNVPYNKLHDKGFISIGCAPCTRAIEPGEHPRAGRWWWELSKKECGLHG; this is encoded by the coding sequence ATGGAGAATATCAGTACAGCACTGGAAGGGCTAGATCCAATTGCTGCCATGCAGTATCTGGCAGCAGCATTTCCCGGAGCGGTGGCCTTTTCCACCTCATTTGGACAGGAAGATCAGGTGATTGCAGACATGATTTGGCGTGCTAACCTGCCTGTCAGAATCTTCACACTGGACACAGGCCGTTTGTTTCAGGAAACCTATGACCTGATGGACCTCACCCGCGCCCGCTACAAAAAGACATTTGAAGTTTATTTCCCGGAAACTGCTTCAGTAGAGAAATTACTACAGGAAAAAGGTCCGAACAGCTTCTACGAATCTGTTGAAAACCGCAAAGAATGCTGTAATATCCGTAAAGTAGTACCGCTGAACCGTGCCCTCCAAGGTGTAAAAGTCTGGATCACCGGCCTGCGTGCAGAACAGTCTGAAAACCGCCAGACGCTACACGCCCTGGAATGGGACGAACAACGCCAGCTGTACAAATACAATCCACTGATCAACTGGAGCTACGACGAAATGATCAATTACCTGCAGACGCAAAATGTTCCTTATAACAAATTGCACGATAAAGGCTTCATTTCTATCGGGTGCGCCCCCTGTACCCGTGCCATCGAACCGGGCGAACATCCCCGCGCCGGCAGATGGTGGTGGGAACTGTCAAAAAAAGAATGCGGCTTACATGGCTGA
- a CDS encoding RrF2 family transcriptional regulator yields MLSKKTQYAFHALIHLAENADKGPILISEIAQEKSISIKFLENILLELKNAGILGSKKGKGGGYYLLKTPKEIPLAKIIRLLDGAIALLPCVSLNYYEKCENCRDEAVCGLNDVMGKVRDATLKILETKTLKDILTRNVSIL; encoded by the coding sequence ATGTTGTCTAAAAAAACGCAGTACGCTTTTCACGCGCTCATACACCTGGCAGAGAATGCAGATAAAGGACCCATTCTGATATCTGAAATAGCACAGGAAAAGAGCATTTCCATCAAATTCCTGGAGAATATCCTGCTGGAGCTGAAAAATGCCGGAATTCTCGGTAGTAAAAAAGGTAAAGGCGGTGGCTATTACCTGCTGAAAACACCGAAGGAAATTCCTCTTGCGAAGATCATCCGCCTGCTGGATGGCGCTATTGCGCTACTCCCCTGCGTAAGTCTCAACTATTATGAAAAATGTGAGAATTGCCGGGATGAAGCAGTGTGCGGCCTGAACGACGTAATGGGGAAGGTGAGAGATGCGACGCTAAAAATCCTTGAGACCAAAACACTGAAGGACATATTGACAAGAAATGTGTCCATATTATAA
- the dapB gene encoding 4-hydroxy-tetrahydrodipicolinate reductase produces MKIALIGYGKMGKAIEAIAVAKGHEIVHRIDLSNLHLLEKEELSKADVAIEFTGPETAYSNILKCFAANVPVVCGSTGWLEHLGTVKSACLEQHQAFLYASNFSVGVNIFFEINKRLAELMANQPQYGVKMEEIHHTQKRDAPSGTAITLAEQVMDKVQRKKEWVNTEEAQPEQLSIVSKRIDPAPGTHSITYTSSIDDISITHTAHSREGFASGAVVAAEWILGKHGVFGMKDVLSL; encoded by the coding sequence ATGAAAATAGCGCTTATCGGTTACGGAAAAATGGGAAAGGCAATTGAGGCAATCGCCGTTGCCAAAGGACACGAAATTGTTCATCGTATTGACCTGAGTAATCTGCACCTGCTTGAGAAAGAAGAACTCAGCAAGGCTGATGTGGCCATCGAATTCACCGGTCCGGAAACTGCCTATAGCAATATCCTGAAATGTTTTGCCGCCAATGTACCTGTCGTTTGCGGCAGCACAGGCTGGCTGGAACATCTCGGCACAGTGAAATCCGCCTGTCTGGAACAACACCAGGCATTCCTCTACGCCAGCAATTTCAGCGTAGGTGTGAATATCTTCTTCGAAATCAATAAACGCCTCGCAGAACTGATGGCTAACCAGCCCCAGTACGGTGTGAAAATGGAAGAAATCCACCACACACAGAAAAGAGATGCACCAAGCGGTACCGCTATCACCCTGGCAGAACAGGTAATGGATAAGGTACAGCGTAAAAAAGAATGGGTAAATACCGAAGAGGCACAGCCTGAACAACTGTCTATCGTCTCCAAACGTATTGACCCGGCTCCTGGTACACACAGCATCACCTATACGTCCAGCATAGACGACATCAGCATCACACATACAGCTCATTCCCGCGAGGGTTTTGCTTCAGGTGCCGTCGTGGCTGCAGAATGGATACTGGGAAAACATGGTGTATTCGGTATGAAAGACGTACTGAGCCTGTAA
- a CDS encoding DUF5683 domain-containing protein — translation MARTSGNIFSFHLSRICLLVIPVVIICMPVCLFAQDSLKAAYLRKQQPDSRVDSTELYIKKDSVPPAPVRSPHNPRKAAFYSAVLPGLGQIYNRQYWKLPLVYAALGITTGTFIFNMDKYRTYRDAYRIRMDGNDDTKDQFENLYRNPNSLKSLRDAYREYVDYSVLVFVLAYGLNIIDATVFAHLKDFNMSDDLSMKIVPTVINNQALGLSLRVNIGKKKTYSRGLALGAR, via the coding sequence GTGGCTAGAACGTCCGGGAATATTTTCTCCTTTCATTTATCACGCATCTGTTTACTGGTAATTCCGGTTGTTATTATCTGTATGCCCGTCTGTCTGTTCGCTCAGGACAGCCTGAAAGCCGCATACCTGCGTAAACAACAACCCGATAGCCGGGTAGACTCTACTGAACTCTATATTAAAAAAGATTCAGTGCCCCCAGCGCCTGTACGCAGTCCGCACAATCCGCGAAAAGCAGCCTTTTACTCCGCTGTACTGCCAGGTCTGGGACAGATCTACAACCGCCAGTACTGGAAATTGCCGCTGGTATACGCTGCACTCGGTATCACTACCGGTACCTTCATCTTCAATATGGATAAATACCGTACCTACCGCGATGCCTACCGCATCCGTATGGACGGCAATGACGATACCAAAGACCAGTTCGAAAACCTGTATCGCAATCCCAACTCCCTCAAATCACTGAGGGACGCCTACCGGGAATACGTCGATTACTCCGTACTCGTATTCGTACTGGCCTACGGCCTCAATATCATAGATGCAACCGTATTCGCCCATCTGAAGGACTTCAATATGTCAGATGACCTCAGTATGAAGATCGTTCCCACTGTTATCAACAACCAGGCACTGGGACTCAGTCTGCGTGTGAATATCGGCAAGAAAAAAACTTACAGCCGGGGTTTAGCCCTCGGCGCAAGATGA
- a CDS encoding ParB/RepB/Spo0J family partition protein, whose amino-acid sequence MSNQSKGNPNKKEALGKGIRSLLQNIDTDLKQTTSALGEQVVAQATGMERIPLDQVEINPKQPRRDFDEKALQELSMSISLHDVIQPITVSRIGAKKYQLIAGERRLRASKMAGLKDIPAYIRQANDQELLELALLENLQRENLNAIEIGLSYKRLMEECVLTQEQVADRMGKERSTVTNYIRLLKLPPDIQVAVRNGQISMGHARALIAVENVEKQLFVFNEIMRDGLSVRQTEELVRKAASLDKNNIKKAAGKITLPPAYQKIEDNLATHFATKVKLDRSKNGKGSVTIEFYSDEELDSILEKIDLYGG is encoded by the coding sequence ATGAGCAATCAGAGTAAGGGCAATCCTAATAAGAAAGAGGCGTTGGGTAAAGGTATCCGCTCGCTGCTGCAAAACATTGATACTGACCTGAAACAGACCACCAGCGCGCTGGGTGAACAGGTCGTGGCACAGGCTACCGGTATGGAGCGTATCCCGCTCGATCAGGTAGAGATCAATCCGAAACAGCCGCGTAGGGATTTCGACGAGAAAGCTTTACAGGAATTAAGTATGTCCATCTCGCTGCACGATGTGATACAGCCTATTACCGTGTCCAGGATAGGGGCCAAGAAGTATCAGCTGATAGCAGGTGAAAGACGTTTGCGCGCGAGTAAAATGGCGGGTCTGAAAGACATTCCTGCATATATCCGTCAGGCAAATGATCAGGAACTGCTGGAACTGGCCCTGCTGGAAAACTTACAGCGCGAAAATCTGAATGCCATAGAAATCGGCCTTAGCTACAAACGCCTCATGGAAGAGTGTGTACTCACCCAGGAGCAGGTAGCCGACCGTATGGGTAAAGAAAGAAGTACCGTTACCAACTATATACGCCTGCTGAAACTGCCACCTGATATCCAGGTTGCCGTACGCAATGGCCAGATCAGCATGGGACACGCCAGAGCGCTGATCGCCGTGGAAAACGTAGAAAAACAACTCTTCGTTTTCAATGAGATCATGCGGGACGGACTGTCTGTACGCCAGACAGAAGAACTGGTTCGTAAAGCAGCCAGCCTCGACAAGAACAACATTAAAAAGGCTGCCGGCAAAATCACCTTACCGCCTGCTTATCAGAAAATTGAAGACAATCTCGCGACCCATTTTGCAACAAAAGTGAAGCTGGACAGAAGTAAGAATGGAAAAGGCAGCGTGACCATCGAGTTCTACTCCGACGAAGAACTCGACAGCATCTTAGAAAAAATAGACTTATACGGTGGCTAG